Below is a genomic region from Methanococcus vannielii SB.
AATGTTAAAGAAATAGCCACATTAGCAGGACTTAGGATACAACATTATCCTTGTAGGGCAGGGCGAATTAGACTATTTAACGAAGAAGAAAGTGGAAGGTACAAAGCTGCAACTTACCATCATGATGCTTTTGAAAATGCAATAAAAAGACTTTTGGTGAAAAAATGAAAATTGCAATAACGGGAAAAGGAGGCGTTGGAAAAACCACATTTTCCGGAACTTTGGCATGTATTTTGGCTGAAAAATACAAAGTTTACGCAATAGATGCGGATCCAGACATGAATTTGGCATCAAGTCTTGGCATTACCAAAGAAATTACCCCAATTTCCAAAATGAAAGATTTAATAAAAGAAAGAACGGGTGCAGAGCCTGGTTCATCATTTGGGGAAGTATTTAAAGCTAATCCAAAAACCAGTGATTTACCAGATTTACTTTCTATAAAATATAGTGAGAATGAAAACTTAAAATTAATGGTAATGGGAACTGTTGAAAAAGGAGGGGATGGCTGTGTTTGTCCTGCATCTGTTCTTTTAAAGGCCCTTATGAGACATCTTGTACTAAAAAAAGATGAAATTGTAATATTAGATATGGAAGCCGGAATTGAACATTTTGGAAGAAAAACTGCTGAAGCAGTTGATTTGATGATAGTTGTTACAGAACCAAGTTCAAAGTCTTTTGAAACTGTTGAAAGAATAAAAATCCTTTCAAAAGATATAGGTATTAAAAGTATTGCTTGCGTTTTAAACAAAGTTTCAAATAAGGAAGAACTCGAATTTGCA
It encodes:
- a CDS encoding ATP-binding protein, which translates into the protein MKIAITGKGGVGKTTFSGTLACILAEKYKVYAIDADPDMNLASSLGITKEITPISKMKDLIKERTGAEPGSSFGEVFKANPKTSDLPDLLSIKYSENENLKLMVMGTVEKGGDGCVCPASVLLKALMRHLVLKKDEIVILDMEAGIEHFGRKTAEAVDLMIVVTEPSSKSFETVERIKILSKDIGIKSIACVLNKVSNKEELEFAENNLKKMNLSIIGCIPYDKEVSKADMNREPLINYKNSKALFSIRKISEKVLELKN